In a genomic window of Phaeodactylum tricornutum CCAP 1055/1 chromosome 6, whole genome shotgun sequence:
- a CDS encoding predicted protein, whose translation MPVTNLLLVITGASRGLGRAIANEFCGPSLSGYWPSLRYIRAVLIARSTSGLEETRTAIEANTRKSDLNIRVDLHSIDLSDLNTLDHKLDAVFQQIQNDQIKYDRVVLVNNAGSLGALGPCLESPSLSDMRQTVDFNVTSALWTTVRFGRFIRDDERTNDATTTIVNISSLVAVQPFPTMAIYSAVKAARDSYQEAFAQELNGDTNVKFLNYAPGPLETDMANELRKDARLDDNLKPHFQKTLIDPNASAKTLARLVAENSFESGKHIDYFDLQSES comes from the coding sequence ATGCCGGTCACCAACTTGCTTCTCGTGATCACGGGCGCATCACGCGGACTCGGTCGGGCGATAGCGAACGAATTTTGCGGACCGTCCCTGTCGGGCTATTGGCCCTCACTCCGGTACATACGTGCGGTATTGATTGCTCGTTCCACGAGCGGCTTGGAAGAAACACGCACGGCTATCGAAGCAAATACTAGAAAGAGCGATCTGAACATTCGCGTCGACCTGCATTCCATCGACCTGTCCGACCTCAATACACTGGATCATAAACTCGATGCAGTATTTCAGCAGATCCAGAACGACCAAATCAAGTACGATCGAGTTGTATTGGTAAACAACGCAGGAAGCCTTGGTGCATTGGGTCCGTGTTTGGAAAGTCCGTCCCTGAGCGATATGCGTCAAACGGTGGATTTCAACGTCACCTCGGCCCTTTGGACAACGGTCCGTTTTGGCCGTTTCATCCGTGACGACGAGCGAACGAACGACGCAACCACCACGATCGTCAACATCTCGTCGCTGGTGGCGGTACAGCCCTTCCCGACCATGGCAATCTATTCGGCTGTGAAAGCTGCACGCGATTCGTATCAGGAAGCTTTTGCCCAAGAATTGAATGGTGATACAAACGTTAAATTTCTCAACTACGCACCCGGTCCTCTGGAAACAGACATGGCCAACGAGTTGCGCAAAGATGCCAGACTGGATGACAATCTAAAGCCGCACTTTCAGAAAACATTGATTGATCCGAACGCTTCTGCCAAGACGCTAGCTCGCTTGGTTGCAGAAAACTCGTTCGAGAGCGGCAAACATATTGACTATTTTGATCTTCAGTCCGAATCCTAG
- the H1 gene encoding histone linker H1 (Histone linker, necessary for the condensation of nucleosome chains into higher order structures), with protein MTVGKLLLRCLTTEIRRTLCFELGPDAGPRQSAHISLSTAENRIIVVSIMSYKAGIEEAITDLKDRTGSSMIAIRKYMQSKLPADKKWQNAVFLSSLKSGVAAGDFVQVKNSYKISADYKKKKAAAVKKAAAPKKVAPKKKAPTAKKSTAAKKKTTAPKKTTAPKKKAPTAKKATTAPKKTATKKATAPKKKAATAKKPAAPKATKPKAAPKKKAASKKDAAPKPAETK; from the exons ATGACGGTCGGGAAGCTGTTGTTACgttgtctgact ACTGAAATCCGGCGCACCCTGTGTTTCGAACTGGGCCCGGACGCTGGACCCCGACAGAGCGCACACATCTCTCTCTCAACAG CCGAGAATCGTATAATCGTAGTTTCCATCATGTCGTACAAAGCCGGTATCGAAGAAGCCATTACGGACCTTAAGGACCGCACGGGTTCGAGTATGATTGCGATTCGCAAGTACATGCAATCCAAACTTCCCGCCGATAAGAAGTGGCAGAACGCTGTCTTTCTGTCCAGTCTCAAGAGCGGAGTCGCCGCTGGTGACTTTGTTCAGGTCAAAAACTCGTACAAGATCTCGGCCGActacaagaaaaagaaggctgCCGCGGTCAAGAAAGCTGCTGCTCCCAAGAAGGTCGCCCCGAAGAAGAAGGCGCCTACCGCGAAAAAGAGTACGGccgcgaagaagaagaccaCGGCACCCAAAAAGACCACCGCgccgaagaaaaaggctCCGACCGCCAAGAAGGCCACTACGGCACCCAAGAAGACTGCCACAAAGAAGGCCACCGCgccgaagaaaaaggcaGCCACCGCCAAGAAGCCGGCGGCGCCCAAGGCGACAAAGCCGAAGGCTGCTCCCAAAAAGAAGGCAGCCTCTAAGAAGGACGCTGCTCCCAAGCCAGCTGAAACCAAATAA
- the H3-1a gene encoding histone H3 isoform 1a (Similar to histone H3 core component of nucleosomes, containing two molecules each of H2A, H2B, H3 and H4), with protein sequence MARTKQTARKSTGGKAPRKQLATKAARKSAPATGGVKKPHRYRPGTVALREIRRYQKSTDLLIRKLPFQRLVREIAQDFKSDLRFQGSAVLALQEAAEAYLVGLFEDTNLCAIHAKRVTIMPKDIQLARRIRGERS encoded by the coding sequence ATGGCCCGAACCAAGCAAACCGCCCGTAAATCCACCGGAGGCAAAGCGCCGCGCAAGCAGCTTGCCACCAAGGCTGCCCGCAAGTCCGCTCCGGCTACCGGAGGAGTCAAGAAGCCCCACCGTTATCGCCCTGGAACCGTCGCTCTGCGTGAGATCCGTCGTTACCAGAAGTCCACGGACCTTCTCATCCGCAAGTTGCCCTTCCAGCGCCTGGTGCGTGAGATTGCCCAGGACTTCAAGTCCGATCTTCGCTTTCAGGGATCGGCGGTCCTCGCTTTGCAGGAAGCCGCTGAGGCCTACCTCGTGGGGCTGTTCGAAGACACGAACTTGTGCGCAATTCACGCCAAGCGTGTGACGATCATGCCGAAGGATATTCAGCTTGCCCGTCGTATTCGTGGCGAGCGCTCGTAA
- the H4-1b gene encoding histone H4 isoform 1b (Similar to histone H4 core component of nucleosomes, containing two molecules each of H2A, H2B, H3 and H4) produces the protein MSGRGKGGKGLGKGGAKRHRKVLRDNIQGITKPAIRRLARRGGVKRISGLIYEETRGVLKVFLENVIRDSVTYTEHARRKTVTAMDVVYALKRQGKTLYGFGG, from the exons ATGTCTGGACGTGGTAAAGGAGGCAAGGGTCTCGGAAAGGGAGGCGCCAAGCGTCATCGCAAGGTCCTTCGCGACAATATCCAGGGAATTACCAAGCCCGCTATCCGCCGTCTGGCCCGTCGTGGTGGTGTG AAACGTATCTCTGGTCTGATTTACGAAGAGACCCGTGGAGTCCTCAAGGTCTTCCTCGAGAACGTCATTCGTGATTCCGTCACCTATACCGAGCACGCCCGTCGTAAGACCGTCACCGCCATGGACGTCGTGTACGCCCTAAAGCGTCAGGGAAAGACTCTTTACGGATTCGGAGGTTAA
- a CDS encoding predicted protein: MSRVGLILSFAALFVATSGFTTNPTSFRAPRQSLLLQQSSSSTIRGMPVAKEVARQNLVDTAEQLKQQHGLLLVERSAQDELKRAADSFESLAQPPALESYKRDFIGDWTLVCSTATNADGVDTTRLPSFAQDPIKKIRETISEAANKYLTVQQRIRSTNDDDVIDRIDHVLEYQPPAQLKELLDNLPPQLRSLNINPLEVSKSKLILVHKASIESEIPLFTKLSLTSIVLNVAGQSTSLDPDGKDVAGINLPLGEFINSGDFETTYMDETLRISRGKLGPVDQLRVFVRTDRQRQIEALMDIVETDVGMGVTSEMDVDEDKDPEFTTSNSQDEVVDDIGEEASTEDDVDSKSVLNDTMEEEIKALDEDKEGVDDDKGPPKDSSGKKS, encoded by the coding sequence ATGTCACGTGTCGGCTTGATACTTTCGTTCGCGGCCCTGTTCGTCGCGACGTCCGGTTTTACGACCAATCCCACGTCCTTCCGAGCACCTAGGCAAAGTCTGCTCTTGCAGCAATCGTCTTCCAGCACGATACGAGGCATGCCGGTTGCGAAAGAAGTTGCCCGGCAAAACCTGGTAGACACGGCGGAACAACTGAAACAACAGCACGGACTGCTGCTGGTGGAGCGAAGTGCCCAGGACGAACTCAAACGGGCCGCGGACAGTTTCGAAAGTCTCGCCCAGCCTCCGGCTCTCGAATCATACAAACGGGACTTCATTGGCGATTGGACACTGGTCTGCTCTACCGCCACCAATGCGGATGGCGTGGATACGACGAGACTCCCATCCTTCGCACAAGATCCGATCAAAAAGATTCGGGAGACCATTTCGGAAGCTGCCAACAAATACTTGACGGTGCAGCAACGTATCCGTTCTaccaacgatgacgacgtGATCGATCGGATTGACCATGTTTTGGAATATCAGCCACCAGCACAGTTGAAAGAGCTGCTGGACAACCTACCTCCTCAATTGAGAAGTTTGAACATCAATCCGCTGGAAGTGAGCAAAAGCAAACTAATTCTCGTGCACAAGGCGTCAATTGAATCGGAAATTCCCCTGTTCACCAAGCTTTCTTTAACAAGCATTGTTCTCAACGTAGCAGGGCAGAGTACAAGCCTCGATCCCGACGGTAAAGACGTCGCCGGTATCAACTTGCCGTTGGGCGAATTCATTAATTCGGGTGACTTTGAAACGACGTATATGGACGAGACATTGCGGATCAGTCGAGGGAAGCTAGGGCCGGTCGACCAGTTACGCGTCTTTGTTCGTACGGATCGGCAGCGGCAGATTGAAGCGCTCATGGATATTGTCGAGACTGATGTGGGCATGGGTGTCACGTCGGAAATGGACGTAGACGAAGATAAGGATCCCGAATTTACCACCAGCAATAGTCAAGACGAAGTTGTGGACGATATTGGTGAGGAGGCAAGCACGGAAGACGATGTGGATAGCAAAAGTGTTTTGAACGATACTATGGAAGAGGAAATAAAGGCGTTAGACGAGGATAAGGAGGgagtcgacgacgacaaaggcCCTCCCAAGGACTCAAGTGGGAAGAAATCGTAA
- a CDS encoding predicted protein gives MTTMALVVGVLALSLRMGDSFSSQCTKLPRRTALPSRRTNRYVLWSSSSRRSTVAPPDLDTGANPIPDADVITSTDAVVVGGGPTGLLTAIMLAQKYPDRTLQLYDRLAEPPSPDDDTVWNDVAKFYLIGLGARGQYALQTFGVWDEVEQRCVAVVGRKDWPPDSEEGVERIFTKEDKKVATQVLPRDKLVGVLHQHIRENYDGKIFLNYGYEVHPVDFEFRGGSQVLLQIVQCSETVVRLNPSAVRTAIDKQDEMLCDTQGGKFVASDLVIAADGTVRTIANAMERQDQQRFRAMNPLQRLRAGRPFRVKRYLDDNQRIYKTIPMKIPKDWRPDLNYSARTKEGRINYDALPANENGEYCGVLLLKKGDPMAQADTSPTELRQLMDDVLPQFSALLDDEVVAAVAQKPVSYLPGFRYAGPRLNQGDRCVLLGDCAHTVKPYFGLGANSALEDVKIMSEILDATEHDISAAVREFSRRRAPESESLVRISRDLDRPGKIGFVTFILPLILDSIFSKAMPKLFQPNIITMLQKENWTFRQVASRKRLDRLGQLSIIAAGLTGMGFVARVLVRSVARMMGKSTTKVAMGLIGAAFGIGLLRRFAGLVAPGSAPADVVTKMATNKKSKEQSDSPLSSRQSFLTPRLGFSNKGERKSK, from the coding sequence ATGACGACCATGGCCCTCGTTGTGGGCGTTCTCGCTCTATCTCTTCGTATGGGTGATTCCTTTTCGTCACAATGTACAAAATTACCACGGAGAACGGCACTACCGTCTCGGCGTACGAATCGTTACGTTTTATGGAGCAGCAGTAGCCGTAGGAGTACAGTTGCACCACCGGATCTCGATACGGGTGCGAATCCGATTCCGGACGCCGACGTAATTACATCCACCGACGCTGTGGTGGTAGGCGGAGGTCCCACTGGACTCTTGACAGCTATCATGTTGGCACAAAAGTACCCCGACCGAACCCTCCAACTCTACGATCGTTTGGCGGAACCGCCGTCTCCAGACGACGACACCGTCTGGAACGATGTGGCCAAGTTTTATTTGATCGGCTTAGGAGCACGTGGACAATACGCCTTGCAAACCTTTGGAGTATGGGACGAAGTTGAGCAACGCTGCGTAGCGGTCGTCGGACGCAAGGATTGGCCGCCAGACTCGGAAGAAGGTGTGGAACGGATCTTTACCAAAGAAGACAAGAAGGTCGCAACGCAAGTCTTGCCTCGTGACAAACTAGTCGGTGTCTTGCATCAGCATATTCGGGAAAATTATGATGGAAAAATATTCTTAAATTATGGCTACGAAGTGCATCCGGTAGATTTTGAATTTCGTGGCGGTAGTCAAGTCCTACTGCAGATTGTCCAATGTTCCGAGACCGTCGTACGGCTGAATCCTTCGGCTGTACGAACAGCTATAGATAAacaggatgagatgctatGTGATACCCAAGGTGGCAAGTTTGTGGCGTCAGATTTGGTGATTGCTGCGGATGGTACGGTTCGTACCATTGCCAATGCCATGGAACGTCAAGATCAGCAGCGATTCCGTGCAATGAATCCACTCCAAAGGCTAAGGGCTGGCCGACCTTTTCGCGTGAAGCGATACCTTGATGACAATCAGCGTATATATAAAACCATTCCGATGAAAATCCCCAAGGATTGGCGCCCTGACCTAAACTACTCGGCTCGTACGAAAGAGGGACGAATCAATTACGATGCTCTACCGGCCAACGAAAATGGGGAATACTGCGGGGTGTTGCTGCTCAAAAAAGGAGACCCAATGGCGCAGGCGGACACCAGTCCAACCGAGCTCCGCCAATTAATGGACGACGTTCTTCCACAATTTAGTGCTCTTCTGGATGACGAGGTTGTCGCTGCGGTTGCCCAAAAGCCTGTTTCGTATCTACCGGGCTTTCGGTACGCCGGTCCGCGTCTTAACCAAGGCGACCGTTGTGTACTTCTCGGCGATTGCGCCCATACTGTCAAGCCGTACTTTGGACTCGGTGCCAATTCGGCCTTGGAGGATGTTAAGATCATGAGCGAGATTCTCGATGCCACGGAACATGATATATCGGCGGCGGTCCGTGAGTTTTCACGACGCCGGGCTCCCGAATCGGAAAGCCTAGTGCGCATCTCCCGTGACCTCGATCGTCCCGGAAAGATTGGATTCGTCACGTTTATTCTGCCTCTGATCCTGGACTCTATCTTTAGCAAAGCCATGCCGAAATTGTTCCAACCTAATATCATCACCATgctgcaaaaagaaaactgGACTTTTCGACAGGTAGCATCACGAAAACGGCTGGATCGGCTAGGACAGCTTTCCATCATTGCGGCAGGCTTAACAGGGATGGGTTTCGTTGCGCGAGTGTTAGTTCGTTCGGTGGCAAGAATGATGGGCAAGAGTACGACAAAGGTTGCAATGGGACTTATCGGAGCCGCCTTTGGAATTGGGCTGCTCCGACGGTTCGCTGGGCTAGTGGCACCAGGATCAGCACCAGCCGACGTTGTCACCAAAATGGCTACAAACAAAAAATCCAAGGAGCAAAGCGATAGCCCACTCAGCAGTCGACAATCATTTCTGACACCTCGTCTTGGCTTTAGCAACAAAGGAGAAAGGAAGTCCAAGTAG
- a CDS encoding predicted protein, with protein sequence MAVDTELTTTAVAVEGLNNIITGGPSPDQPNERYKAISLSHLEKVAEKHPQLKPHLRDIQLSGLVFPFKASPYYVDELIDWECEDVREDPFYKLVFPTMDMLIEEHREKLEKAHKAGDPVKLIKTVAEIREDLNPHPAGQKELNAPKEDKLTGVQHKYSETVLVFPAAAQTCHAYCTYCFRWAQFIGDDELRFAQKEATSLFEYLAEHEEVSDILMTGGDPMIMKTKSLAQYLEPLTDPNFLPHIKNLRIGTRSLSFWPQRFTTDDDADECIELFRRVREQGNRHIAIMAHLGHDRELSTDKFQDAVNRIQKEAYATIRSQSPIMRGVNDDAEVWARKWRKEVQMGIIPYYMFMARDTGAQQYFDVPLVRAHKLYSDAIRNCSGLIRTARGPSMSCTPGKVEVTGVEEIMGQKAFVLRFLQCRDEAWIGRPFFAKYDEKAVWFDDLEPLPGMELPWNEKGLPRPIWPSLN encoded by the coding sequence ATGGCGGTGGACACCGAGCTGACGACCACCGCGGTAGCTGTCGAAGGTCtcaacaacatcatcacGGGAGGGCCTTCCCCGGATCAGCCGAATGAACGTTACAAGGCGATCAGTCTTTCTCATCTAGAAAAGGTTGCCGAAAAGCATCCACAGCTCAAACCACACTTGCGGGACATTCAGCTGTCTGGCCTCGTCTTTCCTTTCAAGGCTTCTCCCTACTACGTTGACGAATTGATTGACTGGGAGTGCGAAGATGTCAGGGAGGACCCGTTTTACAAGCTTGTCTTTCCGACCATGGATATGCTTATCGAAGAACACCGTGAGAAGCTCGAAAAGGCGCACAAAGCAGGGGACCCGGTAAAGCTGATCAAGACTGTAGCTGAGATTCGCGAAGATCTTAACCCCCACCCGGCTGGTCAAAAGGAGCTCAACGCTCCCAAAGAAGATAAGCTTACAGGTGTCCAGCACAAGTACAGTGAGACAGTTTTGGTCTTTCCTGCCGCCGCTCAAACATGCCACGCTTACTGCACTTACTGCTTCCGATGGGCGCAATTCATTGGAGACGACGAACTCCGATTTGCTCAAAAGGAGGCTACCTCGCTTTTTGAATATCTTGCCGAACACGAGGAAGTCTCGGATATACTCATGACAGGAGGAGATCCTATGATCATGAAGACCAAGTCGTTGGCGCAATACTTGGAGCCTTTGACCGACCCCAACTTTCTGCCACACATCAAGAACCTTCGGATCGGAACCCGAAGTCTTTCCTTCTGGCCCCAACGATTCACCACGGATGACGATGCCGACGAGTGCATTGAACTCTTTCGACGGGTACGTGAGCAAGGCAACCGTCACATTGCAATTATGGCTCATTTAGGACACGACCGTGAACTCTCTACGGACAAATTCCAGGATGCCGTCAATCGCATTCAGAAGGAGGCCTACGCCACCATTCGTTCACAGAGTCCCATTATGCGCGGAGTTaacgacgatgccgaagTATGGGCCAGAAAGTGGCGCAAAGAGGTGCAAATGGGAATCATTCCCTACTACATGTTCATGGCACGTGATACCGGTGCGCAGCAGTACTTTGATGTACCTCTGGTTCGTGCCCACAAACTTTACAGCGACGCCATTCGCAATTGTTCTGGTTTGATTCGTACGGCCCGTGGGCCCTCTATGAGCTGCACTCCCGGAAAGGTGGAAGTCACCGGCGTTGAAGAAATTATGGGACAAAAGGCCTTTGTTCTCCGGTTCTTACAGTGCCGTGACGAGGCTTGGATTGGGCGTCCCTTCTTTGCCAAGTACGACGAGAAAGCCGTCTGGTTTGACGACTTGGAGCCCCTTCCAGGGATGGAATTGCCCTGGAACGAGAAGGGCCTCCCTCGTCCTATCTGGCCCAGTTTGAATTAA
- a CDS encoding predicted protein, which yields MNAASLLLTQKKAMSGKKQLRGAGSHCLQSSALLGGLRDLPELGHGVDGTSSLGERVIPQRVRFGSMLELALAFVRLQFLVIPAVAFLAWNSLGVEPHRVSTAKSCQPVSSVVPFADIEHAMHVSNSMAGNITAAYEACRLWEGVFCLERDASIPPSIAAACYALQASCLVRIGRDDQALPVYDQALYLQQHLEPTAQESVRLGKAHALQRLLRYDEAVQEFRRSPPSKKAFLGAVTCSLRVRDFQGALSLVERYIDKFGSHDVDVSATLGILKYLLSSVDNSLAEKERHVLSGIQHTHPLFHWLVSLGILKRNPGNCLPVRPSMADLASINNGALDDPFLYLLDDKVRLHGILTLVPEVTETFWPETIARDGHQQQRNLNESSADELWICKQRAGYGSHGNIILRAREAQQRMRNLSPDEILQKMVDPPMLLDGHKFSLRIYVAYFMADSSTPTPLQIFLSSQGLVKIAALPYDKGAAKLDLRMHMTNSGRETSMQQEDLIFLQSLLEEDGKVSYDCLWTSIKNAVATTMKLYAKTVRKELSLNESLRIPMETLGTLGLPKILGFDFVVDCGGKAWLVEVNRFPGLQPRDTQDELTKRSVLEDAWRVTMARKSVGTFHFTNSSTGNSGLENISFVE from the exons ATGAACGCCGCGTCACTTCTTCTAACACAGAAAAAGGCCATGTCCGGAAAGAAACAACTGCGAGGAGCTGGGAGTCACTGTCTGCAATCATCTGCCCTCCTCGGAGGGCTGCGGGACCTTCCTGAACTAGGCCATGGTGTCGATGGAACGTCTTCGCTGGGCGAGCGCGTGATCCCGCAAA GGGTTCGCTTTGGCAGTATGCTGGAGCTAGCTCTCGCTTTTGTCAGACTGCAGTTTTTGGTGATTCCGGCGGTGGCCTTCTTAGCGTGGAACTCGCTTGGAGTGGAACCTCACCGGGTTTCTACGGCTAAGTCCTGTCAGCCTGTGTCATCGGTTGTTCCTTTCGCCGATATTGAGCATGCGATGCATGTTTCCAATTCGATGGCCGGCAACATCACGGCTGCATACGAAGCGTGTCGTCTCTGGGAAGGGGTGTTTTGTTTGGAAAGGGACGCTTCGATTCCTCCGTCAATCGCCGCTGCTTGCTACGCTCTCCAAGCTTCTTGTCTAGTGAGAATTGGCCGAGACGATCAGGCGCTGCCGGTATACGATCAAGCCTTGTATCTTCAGCAGCATCTGGAACCCACGGCACAAGAAAGCGTCAGATTGGGCAAGGCACACGCGTTGCAACGCTTGCTTCGTTACGACGAGGCTGTGCAAGAATTTCGACGGTCGCCCCCGTCGAAAAAAGCTTTCTTGGGTGCTGTAACGTGCTCTTTGCGAGTTCGCGACTTCCAGGGTGCGTTGTCGCTTGTGGAGCGCTACATCGACAAATTCGGCTCCCACGATGTGGATGTATCTGCGACCCTCGGAATACTTAAATACCTGCTGTCGTCGGTCGACAATTCGTTGGCCGAGAAGGAACGGCACGTACTCTCCGGGATACAGCACACCCATCCCTTATTTCATTGGCTCGTATCCTTGGGGATTCTGAAAAGGAATCCCGGCAATTGCCTTCCAGTCCGGCCGTCGATGGCGGACTTGGCTTCCATTAACAATGGTGCACTGGATGATCCATTCCTATACTTGCTAGACGACAAAGTGCGGCTTCATGGTATTCTGACACTGGTGCCGGAAGTAACGGAGACATTCTGGCCGGAAACAATTGCTCGCGATGGTCACCAGCAGCAACGAAATCTCAACGAAAGCTCGGCGGACGAACTTTGGATTTGCAAGCAACGGGCCGGATACGGCTCTCACGGCAATATTATTTTGAGGGCTCGCGAAGCCCAACAGCGTATGCGGAATTTGTCGCCCGATGAAATTCTGCAAAAAATGGTCGATCCGCCGATGTTATTGGATGGACACAAGTTCTCGCTACGAATTTACGTTGCCTATTTCATGGCGGATTCATCAACACCCACGCCCTTGCAGATATTTCTTTCATCACAAGGCCTCGTCAAAATAGCGGCGCTTCCCTACGACAAGGGTGCAGCGAAACTTGATCTTCGAATGCACATGACTAACTCTGGTCGTGAAACCTCGATGCAGCAAGAAGATTTGATATTTCTCCAAAGCTTGCTGGAAGAAGACGGCAAGGTTTCTTACGATTGTCTTTGGACGTCGATCAAAAACGCAGTGGCAACGACGATGAAGTTGTACGCGAAGACGGTAAGGAAAGAACTGTCCCTAAACGAAAGCTTAAGAATTCCGATGGAAACTTTAGGGACGCTAGGTCTGCCCAAAATACTCGGTTTCGATTTTGTTGTGGATTGCGGCGGAAAGGCATGGCTCGTCGAAGTAAATAGATTTCCTGGTTTACAGCCGAGGGATACACAGGACGAGCTAACAAAGCGTAGCGTTTTGGAAGATGCGTGGAGAGTAACAATGGCGCGAAAATCCGTTGGGACTTTTCATTTCACCAATAGCTCCACCGGAAATTCGGGTCTGGAAAATATTTCCTTTGTCGAATGA